A stretch of DNA from Malus sylvestris chromosome 9, drMalSylv7.2, whole genome shotgun sequence:
AGAAAGCATTGAGCTTCCCGAGACGGATTAAAACAGACCGCGGGACCCACTTATCATCCTTCGCGCCATCGCATTCACTTCCCAAAATCAACCGTTCCGACCGTTAACATGAAACCTCGAGTTAATCACTGCCGTTGATTTCAGATTAACTATTTGCTTGCCGCACACGTCGCCCTGCTTTTACCAATCATTTGAGTTCCTAATTTGCTTGCTAATTAACTGTTTATTCACCCAATCAAAATTATTAActgttttttaaataataagatttattaatatatatatatataaataaataaatcaaagcaggaagaagaagagacgTCTCTCTTTATTAGGCTCTCTACAAATTCTATCAGCTCTCCTCTACCATTTTTTCTcaaatctttctctctctagaaattcatcgatcaaaatctgaaatttGTCACAGAAGTTTGAAAATTCAAGGTACTGAAATGTCGAGGGTGATGGAATTGCCGGTGACAGCTCGCGGCCGCTTAGCTGTGCTATCAGCGCACCTGGCAGCTGCGACCATCGAGCCCTATGAGTTCGGACCCGCTCTCGAGCCGCACTGCATGTCCGCTCAGAACATGGTACCACCGCCCGGGAACCTCCGGGGACCTTTGACCATCGTCGACGAGAGGACCGGTAAGAGGTATCAGGTCCAGGTCTCTGATGAAGGAACCGTCAAGGCCACTGATCTCAAGAAGGTATAATTTTTCTAAATTATCACTCAATTTGCTAATCTGGATTAtgtttggttttcaattttcttatcTGGgtattcgtttttttttttcaaaattttctttgcTGGTGTTTCTGTTCGGTTGCTCCGAAAATTGCTATAAGTGGaaggaaagtgaaaattttTGTGATGGGTTTTCTGTGTTTTGAATTCGATTAAGTTAATGGGAGAAAAATTGGTTCTTGTTAATATGCAGATCACAACAGGGAAAAATGACAAGGGGCTGAAGCTGTATGATCCAGGATATCTTAATACCGCCCCTGTTCGATCCTCCATTTGTTATATCGATGGCGACGAGGGGATTCTTAGATATAGAGGCTACCCAATTGAGGAATTGGCTGAGAATAGTACCTTTTTGGAAGTGGCCTATCTCTTGAGTAAGTACCCTCACTTGGAATTGGCCTAGTTGAAGTGAAAGTTTTCTTCTTCAACAGGAATATATACCATTACTTTGAAAACCATGTGAAGAATTTATACAACTAAAAAAAGTTTGAGGGTATAATTAAGTAATACAGAAATAATCTGGTTCCCGAACCGTAATATTGAACTATCAagaattatttattattagGGGTAGTCTCTCCATGTCTTTGTCATATATTCCATTTCCGTATCTCATTTTGAACTACTTTGCTTTGTCATTGCCCCTTCTCTTCTCCAGTGTATGGGAATTTGCCTTCTGAGAGTCAATATGCGGATTGGGAATTTGCCGTTTCTCAGCATTCAGCTGTACCGCAGGGAATTTTGGTACATTTTCTTTCTGATCTTCTTATAGGAATCCTGTGATTATCCTTGGATCACAATATTGGAATTTTCCATGTGATTAACTACATATCACCTTTTTCTTCATATAATGGAGATTTTAAATGTATCTTCTAATAATCATGCTACAAATACATATACACTGTTCCTCTGGACTCATGATTCATGGAGGTTTTTTGCCTTGCAGAAATGCATGAGTAAAATTTAATAACTttgattaacttttttttattgttaatttgagCCTTTTACACAATTGTCTCTTTTGTATTTGTAGGACATTATCCAGGCAATACCTCATGATGCACATCCAATGGGCATACTTGTGAGTGCGATGAGTGCTCTTTCCGTTTTCCATCCCGATGCTAATCCTGCTCTCCGAGTAAGTTTATTCTTATTGGCTCTTTGCTGAACATGAATTTTGTCAGTCTTAGTTACTAAAGGGGTCCATTGTTCGAGGCATTATATCATATctgatcatatatttttattgataaCATAGGGGCAAGAAATTTACAAATCGAAACAAGTGAGAGACAAGCAAATAGCACGCATCCTTGGGAAGGtatgtttatttttgttctttacTTGGACTTTCAGCCTGAGAAAATGTCGTGTGAATGTTATATATGCTTCCATTCTTTAGGTTGTCCAACTTATGCAGCCATGTACTAGCCATTTGAGTTGTATCCCCTCCTTTTTCAATTCTCAACCGATACACTCCAAACAAACATCCCCCTTGACCCCGGCCTCTGCCTCTTTCAGGCGGTGATAGCCATAACCTTCACCTACCACGCCTCTCCGAGAACCCATTGTTCAGGAATTGATAGGCCTATATAATTAATTGGGATACTTCCCCATAAGAACCAAGGGAGGCGACCTCCACCTTCACCTCCACAGCCTATAGCTACTGTCTTTCTTTTAGGTCTCTATCACTTATTTGGAATGATTAAGCTGGTATTAAATCGTTATTCTATTTCCAGGCACCAACAATTGCAGCAGCAGCTTATTTGAGATTGGCTGGAAGACCTGCGGTTCTCCCTGCTAACAACCTTTCTTATTCAGAGAACTTTTTATACATGCTAGATTCCTTGTATGTTATACTTTTACTCCATGTATGCATTTTACTGCATAACTTTCCAAATCATCTTTAGCAATCTTTTTTCCCTCTTCCCTGACGTTGCCTTTGCTGTTCTATAAAGTATATGCACATTAGTTCTTCTTCTGTTTTAATTATGTAGAGTGATAATCATTGtggaaaaatgaaatttgttcTCCCTCTAAACTGATTAAGGCGGGTTTCTATGTGCAAATCTACAGAGGCACTAGATCTTACAAACCAAATCCCCGACTGGCTCGAGTTTTAGATGTTCTCTTCATATTGCATGCAGAACATGAGATGAATTGCTCCACAGCTGCTGCCCGGCATCTGGCATCAAGGTAGGCATCTTAGAACCTGATTGAAATGATTCAATTCCGTTTTATAACATGTCTGGCCCTTTATGTGCAGTGGTGTAGATGTTTACACTGCTCTTGCTGGAGCTACAGGAGCTCTCTATGGCCCTCTTCATGGCGGAGCAAATGAGGTATTTTCAATGGTCCATGTTCTCATTTATTTAAGCATTTTCCTCACTCATTTCTCATGCAAACAACTGGAAGAACActtttaatttgaaataatatacttgagattttctATTCATTAATCTTCTCGTGTTTAATTTTGCAACTAAAGTTTCCTTTTTGTTGCTGCCTGGATTATTGCAGGCTGTGCTGAAGATGTTAAATGAGATTGGAACTGTTGAGAACATTCCAGATTTCATAGAGGGTGTGAAGAACAGGTATTTAATTTCCTATATCTTGGTAGTTCAGTCTGGGGAACAGGATTCATAGTGAAAGatttatttatcaaactgagCTTTTGGTTCTCCCTTCAGGAAGCGAAAGATGTCAGGTTTTGGGCATCGCGTGTACAAAAACTATGATCCTAGAGCAAAGGTCATAAGGAAATTGGCAGAGGAAGTATTTTCCATTGTTGGAAGGGATCCTCTGATTGAGGTGCATTTCTAATACACCTAAAAATTAGGAAACGCAGGAGAGAAAGCTTAATGAATAAGCACAACTTAAATTTGATGGAATTCTTAAGGTTTGAGTGCATCTATCCTGACTCCTATGTCATTTGCAGGTAGCTGTTGCTTTGGAGAAGGCTGCACTTTCAGATGAGTATTTTGCTAAGAGAAAGCTGTATCCAAATGTTGATTTCTACTCTGGATTAATCTACAGGTACTTCTCATTACTGTTCATACAATGTAAGATTAAGTTTACTTTGCCGAGCTTGTAACTGTGAAGATGTATTGACTTCCATTAATCAGGGCAATGGGATTTCCAACGGAATTCTTCCCGGTTTTGTTCGCGATCCCTCGAATGGCTGGGTGGTTGGCACACTGGCGAGAATCCCTTGATGATCCTGATACTAAGATCATGAGACCCCAACAGGTTAGTTCCTTGCTCATACTCGAGTTTGCTTGTTCATGTGCAATTTTGgtgtttctattaaaattgcTGATACGTCTGTGTTCATCCCATTTCTTATTTTGCCAATCTTTGTGATTATTCAGGTGTATACTGGAAACTGGCTGCGCCACTACATACCGCCAAGAGAACGCATAGTACCAGGTGATGTAGACAAGCTCTCTCAGGTTTCTGTATCAAATGCCTCTAGGCGTCGTCTGGCCGGAACTGGTGTTTAGGCACTCAGTCCGAATTGTGTGAGACTTcacagaaataaaaataaatttcacAATATACCTAGGGGAGAAAGAAGTATCTTTTCATCTTTCTGTAAATTATGCCTTAAGTGAAAGCACAAGAGTTGCGGAGGCTTGTAGGTTAGGCATTATGTAGCGAAAATAACGACACTTTGGTGGTGTTGAATTCTGAAATTTCCAGTCAGTCATCTGGTTTAATGTTATGTACGATTTTTAACTCAGTAGTCCTCAAATGGATATAGAGTTCTTTCTtatatatttttggatttttcattAATACTTCGCATCATTGGATGATACGGAATGAATGCCTAAGATTAAGAATAGAAGATCTaaacaaatttgcaaatcaaatctAATGGCTAAAATAGCTGTAATATTGAATGATGCGCACCATTgttgtttgtgtttttctttcttatgaCAGTCAAGCAATTAGGCATCTTTCTATCTAAAAGGGCATGTATGAGTCCTAGAACGCTGCTGTACTTGGTTTTGCGTTAAGTCTTTCATTAGCCTCAAGTactctatattttttttcaaagtctcTTTCTAAGTTTTTCTCTACCCCTTTTATCCTAAGTCGCTATCTCATGTAGCATTTTTTAACCGGAGCATCTGTAGATTTCAGGTCACACTCAAGTTTGAATTCATTCTATAAAAAACAAATAGACAAATAATATCCCCTTCAATCTTTTTTCAAATATGGCACATATAATTTTGATTAGCCCATTTGACATCGATAGTTTCAATAGTTTAAGCCTTGAGATACTAGAACATCAACCTCAATAAATGGCTCAGTGGTAAGGGTTCAGATTTTGATTTCTAAAATACAAAAGAACAAGGAGGTCCCACGTTCGAGGCTTCAAACTGGTGAGTTTACTTGACTGTGGCCAGAGAGAGGTTGAAATCTCTTTGAGTCTTCCCAACCCTCGGAAGTGGTGGATAACCGTGGCTTGCCATCAGTTGTCatcttttttatagaaaaaaaaataaaaagataccCTAGAACACCTCAAGAATATAACTAACcaaatatgatatatgttttttgtTTGGACAATGAGATATTTTGAGAACAATTAAATAAGCATACGACTGTGACTAATTGAGCTAACCTACAACTCGAGataatatgatatatatatatatatatattaattgcaTCAATATGTTTACATTGCAGAGAGAAATTTGAGCTAAATCACACCATAAGTcagctataaaaaaaaaaaaaaaaaattagtactaAACCATTGTACTTAGCATATAGTtcatgcttttttttctttttttttgtctcttattCTCCAGTGCCTAATTAAAGCGGGAAACCACTTTGGACCGGACTCCATTATTAACCCGAATACGGAAGATCCGAAATCCATTAATACACGAGAAGACAAGTTTGGGCCGCTGACACATACACAAACAATACCCGAACAAATCcatcaatctttttttttttttttacatttgaaCTGCTCGCTCCATAGACCTGACCTCTCTTTCTTCCACTCACCGGCGGCCAATTTTCGGTCCGGCGATACCTCTTCCCGCCATTAGCTGAGGCCGGTAACACCAGGTCGGATTTCTCATCTATATATTGCACTTCTGTTCTCCTTTGGTTGTTGTTTCACTCTGATTTGGATCTACGATGCTTATTTGCTTTGGATTTTGTTTGTTTCCTTGGAAAATCATGGAAAATatgttaaaacccaaattgaaAGACTTGGAGTTTAGTTATTGTTGTTTTGCAAAATCATAAATTTGAATGTGATCTCGATTTTTAGCATCTGGGTACACACAGAATCAGGGGATTGTGATCAAATCATGAAGAAATTTTGACATGTACTGACCCCATACAGTTGTATTGGGATTGATTGATCATAGGTTAGCTTCATAAGGTGCAATTTCACCTGGAATTTCAGTTCCAGCCCCTCAGAATCTTTCATTCTCTTCCAGCCCTTCTCttgtctctcattttttttctgtcaTTCACTCCCTAGTCAAGAACCGTGCGaaatggcattctaggattcatatagccgaccccacttagtaggaaaaggctttgttgttgttgtattcatTCCCTAGTCACTCCTCGGCGATATCCTAGCACACACAGTTTCGGTTAAGAGTTGAATGTACGGGTTTCAAACTTTTTCGCCCGATTTGTTTGATCTGTAATGCCTCCTGTTAGCGTTTGTTATTGTGGGTTCGCTGAAGATTGTTCTAGTTTGGTTCTGCTGTCGGGTTAGATTCTGTCGATATATTGAAGATTTACTTCTCAGGATTGTAATTGTGACACTGTTTCTGTTTCGATCTCTGATGCTGTAGGCATTTGACAACAGGAAGATACTAGTTTTCTATACTCGGCTTTGTTTTGTCTACTTCTGTTTACAGAGGTTATGCCATGTCGTGATTTTGTACATATTTCTTACCGGAAAAAGAAATTCACTCCTAGTGTTTTTATGTTTAGTGGATTGGGGACGGTTGGACATTTTAGGGTCCAGAAGTAGTGTGAAGTTTTTATAGGCATACCTATCAAAACAAGTCTTCGTGTTATGGGTGTAAGGTTACTAGGGAGGCTGTATGTTTTCCTTCAAATTAAGTTTGAAGAGATTTGCGTGTGTTTCTGTTATTAATTGCATCCTCTTGAGCGAGGAGGTTTTTATTATATACATGATGTTTTTACTTGCATTTTGCTATGAACTAATTGTTTACTTGCTTTTAAATGATATCCACGAACCCTGCTTATGTATATTCTTCTTGGCTTAGATCTTTGTAATCATGTCTGGCCAAAGCCAACGGTTGAATGTAGTTCCTACCGTTACTATGCTTGGAGTTATGAAAGCTCGCCTTGTTGGTGCAACAAGAGGTCATGCTCTCCTGAAGAAGAAGAGTGATGCTTTAACAGTGCAGTTTCGTCAGATTCTTAAAAATATTGTGTCGACCAAAGAATCCATGGGAGATGTCATGAAAGACTCCTCCTTTGCCCTTACTGAAGCCAAGTATGTTGCTGGCGAGAACATCAAGCACATTGTTCTCGAGAATGTCCACAATGCCACTATTAAAGTTCGATCAAGGCAAGAGAATGTTGCTGGTGTAAAGCTCCCAAAGTTCGACTATTTTACTGAAGGCGAGACCAAGAACGACCTCACTGGATTGGCAAGAGGTGGACAACAGGTCCAGCTCTGCCGTGCTGCTTATGTGAAAGCAATCGAGGTTCTCGTGGAGCTTGCTTCACTTCAAACATCATTTTTAACCCTTGACGAAGCAATCAAGACCACAAACCGTCGTGTCAATGCTCTGGAGAACGTTGTGAAGCCTAGGTTGGAGAATACAATAAGCTATATCAAGGGGGAGTTGGATGAGCTCGAAAGAGAGGACTTCTTCAGGCTGAAAAAGATACAGGGTTATAAGAAGCGAGAAATTGAGAGACAAATGGCAGCAGCCAGGAACTTTGCCAACGAGCAGGTTGCGGAAAAGTTATCGCTGAAGAAGGGCATTTCCCTAAATTCAGCTCAGAACTTGTTGTCTGCGGAGAAGGACGACGACATCATTTTCTGATTCGGATGCTAGTTGTATATGCTTGTGCTTAGGATGTGTGATTCCGATCATGCTCCTTCGTTCTGCAGAGGAATTCTATTAATATTTAGCCGGACGGTCTTATATTCTGAATAAAAGCTCCATTCTGTTCATGTGTGTTTCTATTTATTGTCAACCAATACTTACATCAGTTCAAGGTTTTGAAATATTTGTTGATTAGAAGATATCTGGTTTGTTGTAATTAATCCCTGCACCATTTATTCGGGAGGGGAGATTGGACTAACGATATTCGAGATGAGCGATTAGACTAAGTCACACAATAAGATCATAACTAGTTATCAAACTCAACACAAGTAATATACGTACCTACATACACGTGAGTTGAATCAAAACTCCTCACTTGCAAGTAAATAGGAATATCACTTTATTGTAGTTAGAAATGAATTGCTAATGCTGAGAAAGTTTCAGAAAGGGGTGGCCATCAAGGAACGGGatctctccggatcccttccaccaaatccaacAATTCaggcttttgaaatttgatccaacagctaaAAACATGGAgcccctttaaaagttataataactttagccgttggatcaaatttcaagggcccgGATTGGtgaggaagggatccggagagaaaTCCCTTTCCGGCCGCCAATCAGACTCAACCCCAATTTTAGACTAGGGGTAAATTTCGCAGTGTCTCCTCAACTTTTGACCTTTTAAAACGTGCTTATTTGCACCAACCGCCAAATTCATCACACTTCCCGTTTGTTTCCCGTCACTAAACGGGCGAAAAATTGTCATATTTCAAAAGACTCGGGCTCAGAACCAAATTGAAAGTCTAGAGGAAAAATCGAAACAAGGTACTAAAGTAGTGCGATCCCCCATTCTAGGGGCATTGCTAAAACAAATGACCAGCTGAATATCTGACTTAAACCGGCTGGTGGTGTTTGAGCTGCTACTGATATGAGGGttagaaatgaaaagaattgcAGGAAAATACACATCTTCAAGGGAAAATGAAGGCACAATAACATTATGGGGTATCGTTCGTCACTGATGTGAAATATTACTACGATGGAAGATGATTGAAAGACAATctaagaaataaaaaacaaaaacgat
This window harbors:
- the LOC126583230 gene encoding V-type proton ATPase subunit D-like, producing MSGQSQRLNVVPTVTMLGVMKARLVGATRGHALLKKKSDALTVQFRQILKNIVSTKESMGDVMKDSSFALTEAKYVAGENIKHIVLENVHNATIKVRSRQENVAGVKLPKFDYFTEGETKNDLTGLARGGQQVQLCRAAYVKAIEVLVELASLQTSFLTLDEAIKTTNRRVNALENVVKPRLENTISYIKGELDELEREDFFRLKKIQGYKKREIERQMAAARNFANEQVAEKLSLKKGISLNSAQNLLSAEKDDDIIF
- the LOC126583226 gene encoding citrate synthase, glyoxysomal, which produces MSRVMELPVTARGRLAVLSAHLAAATIEPYEFGPALEPHCMSAQNMVPPPGNLRGPLTIVDERTGKRYQVQVSDEGTVKATDLKKITTGKNDKGLKLYDPGYLNTAPVRSSICYIDGDEGILRYRGYPIEELAENSTFLEVAYLLMYGNLPSESQYADWEFAVSQHSAVPQGILDIIQAIPHDAHPMGILVSAMSALSVFHPDANPALRGQEIYKSKQVRDKQIARILGKAPTIAAAAYLRLAGRPAVLPANNLSYSENFLYMLDSLGTRSYKPNPRLARVLDVLFILHAEHEMNCSTAAARHLASSGVDVYTALAGATGALYGPLHGGANEAVLKMLNEIGTVENIPDFIEGVKNRKRKMSGFGHRVYKNYDPRAKVIRKLAEEVFSIVGRDPLIEVAVALEKAALSDEYFAKRKLYPNVDFYSGLIYRAMGFPTEFFPVLFAIPRMAGWLAHWRESLDDPDTKIMRPQQVYTGNWLRHYIPPRERIVPGDVDKLSQVSVSNASRRRLAGTGV